The nucleotide sequence CAGGCTCGCGGCGGTCCGGGCCCTCGAAGGCCTTCCCGTACGGCCCGACGCGGTGATCCTCGACGGCAAGCACGACTACCTCGGCGGCCCCTGGCAGGTCCGTACGGTGATCAAGGGCGACCAGTCCTGCATCGCCGTGGCGGCCGCCTCCGTCATCGCCAAGGTCCGACGGGACGCCTTCATGGCGGAGCTGGAGACCAGCGCAGGGGACTACGCGGCGTACGCCTTCGGCGCCAACGCGGGCTACCCTTCGCCGGTCCACAAGGCGGCGCTCGAAGAGCTGGGGCCCACCCCCCACCACCGACTCTCCTGGTCGTACCTGGACGCCATGCCCAGGTGGCGGCACCTCAAAAAGGTCCGCCTCTCCGCGGAGGCGGTCGCGCTCGAAAGCGGGGGCCAACTCGGCTTCGACTTCTGAAACTTCCGGTCGCGGGGCCCCGCTCAACAGGGCTCCCACACGGCCGGGGTGCACATGTGTGCCCACCCGCCGGTGCCTCACGCAGCGGCGTTTGATAGACATCCACCCATGCCTCTCATCCCCGAGGAGCCTCAGATTCACGAGAGCGCCCAGGGTCCCCGCGCCACCGCGGCCGCCGGCCGCCCCGCGTCGACCCCCCGTCCCGTACCCGGCCCGCGTTCCGCGGCCACTCCGCGTCCCGGACGCCCCGTACCCGGCCCGCCGCGGCCCAAGGCACCGGTGCAGCGCACGCACCCCGATGCGGCGCCGACTCCGGCGGACGCTCCGGAGAATCGTTCCGGTCAGCGATCCGCCCCGCAGCTCCAGCTGATCCCGGCCACCGTCGACGGCGCGCTCGACGCCGCCGAGGAAGCACTGGACCTGCTCCTGGAGAGCGGACGGGCGCCCGGTGAGGTGCTGCTCCTCACCACCGGCGACCCCCACCCGTGGGCCACGCACGAGCTGTCCTTCGGTGAGGCGGCCTACTGGGCGCAGCAGGACACCGGCGACGACGTGTTCTTCGCGCAGGCCGCCGCCGTGGAGCGGGCGAACGCCCGTCCCGTGGTGATCGTCGCCCTCAACGGTGGGGACGACGCGTCGGTCGCCGAGGCCCTGCCGTCGGCCACGGCCCGCGCCCAGGCGCTCCTCGTCGTCTGCGGTGACCCGCAGCGCGTCACGTCGCTCCTCGGAGCCGGCGCAGGCGTCTGACCGACCGCCCGAACGCACTCCACCGTCTGACCGCCCCTCCGCCGGAACGAAACCGGTCCGGCGGGGCGGGGTCGGTTGCGCCGGCGCGTCGCGTTGGAGTGCGTCGCATCGTGCCCTCGCGTCGGGCGGCGTCGTGTACGGGACCCCTGCGTCGCGGCCCCCGCGTCGGCGAGGGCGTCGTGTCGGAGTGCGTCGTATACGGGGCCGGGTGCGCGTGCGGTCAGCGGGCGGCGGCCCGGCGCAGGGGTTCGCTCGCGCCGCTCGCGGTTCTCGGTGCCAGC is from Streptomyces venezuelae ATCC 10712 and encodes:
- a CDS encoding ribonuclease HII, producing the protein MPYEPPTHTVERSLRATTGAKIVAGVDEVGRGAWAGPVTVCAAVTGLRRAPEGLTDSKLITPKRRTTLAAELEGWVTAYALGDASPQEIDELGMTAALRLAAVRALEGLPVRPDAVILDGKHDYLGGPWQVRTVIKGDQSCIAVAAASVIAKVRRDAFMAELETSAGDYAAYAFGANAGYPSPVHKAALEELGPTPHHRLSWSYLDAMPRWRHLKKVRLSAEAVALESGGQLGFDF